One bacterium DNA window includes the following coding sequences:
- a CDS encoding aldehyde dehydrogenase family protein: MRLKNFINGEWVESSSGSFAPNRNPADLDQVLCETPHSTEEETVAAIKAARKAFPKWKETPAPQRGRILFQAMKLLLDRLEDLARTLTSEEGKTLRDSRGEVQRAINVLEFTAGEGRKLRGATIPSEIPRTFIYTVREPIGVVGLITPWNFPVAIPVWKIAPALVSGNTVVFKPAELTPLCAVKLTEIFQEAGVPPGVLNLVLGSGKVVGHTIVNHPDVSGISFTGSNEVGCGIYEQGSRRGIRVQCEMGGKNPIVILEDADLDLALEGVIQGGYGSTGQRCTAASRVIIQESIAEKMLAELVKRIEKIRIGDGMNPETDMGPLVDKNQLNRVMEYIKIGKKEGARIVCGGERLQTTPHDRGFFVQPTLFDHVKASMRIASEEIFGPVVSVLRARNFEEAVELANAVPFGLSASIYTQDISKAMRFVDLAEVGKVHINSSTIGGEAQAPFGGTKATGIGPREQGLEVFEFYTEIKTVYLDYTGKKRDSSFY, from the coding sequence ATGAGACTTAAGAACTTTATCAACGGTGAGTGGGTTGAATCTTCTTCCGGCAGTTTTGCCCCAAACAGAAACCCTGCGGATCTGGATCAGGTCCTCTGTGAAACACCTCACTCCACGGAAGAGGAAACTGTTGCAGCAATCAAAGCTGCGCGAAAAGCTTTTCCAAAGTGGAAGGAGACTCCTGCACCGCAAAGGGGGCGCATTTTATTCCAGGCCATGAAACTCTTGCTGGACCGGCTGGAAGATCTGGCCCGAACACTTACGTCTGAGGAAGGCAAGACTTTGCGTGATTCACGCGGGGAAGTCCAGCGCGCCATCAACGTTTTAGAGTTCACGGCAGGCGAAGGAAGAAAATTACGCGGCGCCACCATTCCCTCTGAGATTCCACGCACCTTTATCTACACAGTCCGGGAACCAATCGGTGTTGTCGGCCTCATCACGCCATGGAATTTCCCGGTTGCAATCCCGGTCTGGAAAATTGCTCCCGCGTTGGTTTCCGGAAATACCGTTGTATTCAAGCCCGCTGAATTAACTCCGCTATGCGCGGTAAAACTGACGGAAATTTTTCAAGAAGCAGGTGTGCCTCCCGGCGTTTTGAATCTTGTTCTTGGTAGCGGCAAAGTTGTCGGTCATACGATTGTGAATCATCCCGATGTGAGCGGAATTTCATTCACAGGCTCCAATGAAGTCGGTTGCGGAATCTACGAACAGGGATCGCGCCGCGGCATCCGCGTTCAGTGTGAAATGGGAGGTAAAAATCCGATTGTGATTCTGGAAGATGCAGATCTGGATCTTGCCCTGGAAGGAGTGATTCAGGGTGGTTACGGTTCGACCGGACAACGTTGCACGGCTGCAAGCCGTGTAATCATTCAGGAATCGATCGCTGAAAAAATGCTGGCAGAGCTGGTGAAACGCATAGAAAAAATCCGCATTGGAGATGGAATGAACCCGGAAACCGACATGGGACCTCTGGTGGATAAAAACCAGTTGAACAGAGTGATGGAATATATCAAGATCGGCAAAAAGGAAGGAGCGCGGATCGTTTGCGGCGGAGAACGACTCCAGACCACTCCCCATGACAGGGGATTTTTTGTTCAACCAACGCTCTTTGATCACGTGAAAGCATCGATGCGGATTGCGAGCGAAGAAATATTCGGTCCGGTTGTCAGCGTTTTACGCGCAAGGAATTTTGAAGAAGCTGTCGAGCTCGCAAATGCAGTGCCATTCGGACTGTCCGCATCAATTTACACACAGGACATCAGCAAAGCAATGCGTTTTGTGGATCTCGCTGAGGTCGGAAAGGTTCACATAAACTCCTCCACTATCGGTGGCGAGGCGCAAGCGCCTTTCGGTGGAACGAAAGCGACAGGAATAGGACCACGGGAACAAGGACTCGAAGTTTTTGAGTTTTATACGGAAATCAAAACCGTGTATCTCGATTACACAGGCAAAAAACGAGATTCTTCTTTCTATTAA